Proteins from a single region of Pseudomonas sp. BSw22131:
- a CDS encoding type II restriction endonuclease, which translates to MSEDRISDYFEGVAAKYLSAVDADPKRSRQHEIGGLPAAGFKQYLGAPDKNEEYRFKAKQIYFSDEASTPEIIEGMVTWYDCRRKKPHRRPEYRLYYYGNSVTELISEGDFLLVAKQRDNSLLMIFTPAGTTIEAQLRVFFGLPHVSENFTKGKLDSVDLILPLRLMLEDLGVSLTQANSDDEFWLEQLIKLFGGEIFPPTNAFSAYARKSIGGSVDPLGAPDQTILNWMEQEEKLFRIYERHLVKRRLKIGFGSSSDDVDGFISFSLSVQNRRKSRVGHAFEGHLDEIFKAHGLRFQQGRGKGSVTENNSKPDFIFPGFDEYRDLEFLKGNLVMLGAKTTCKDRWRQVLTEANRIQNKHLITLEAAISEKQTNEMISQSLQLVVPARIQETYSANQRAWLIGLAEFISLVKLKAKS; encoded by the coding sequence ATGTCAGAGGACAGGATTAGCGATTACTTTGAGGGTGTAGCTGCAAAATATCTTAGCGCTGTCGATGCTGATCCCAAACGGTCTCGACAGCATGAAATAGGGGGGTTGCCCGCTGCGGGGTTTAAACAATATTTGGGTGCTCCCGATAAAAATGAGGAGTATAGATTTAAGGCCAAGCAGATCTATTTTAGCGACGAGGCGTCCACTCCTGAAATCATTGAAGGTATGGTGACGTGGTATGACTGTCGACGGAAAAAACCTCATCGGCGGCCTGAATACCGATTGTATTATTACGGAAACTCGGTAACCGAGCTTATATCTGAGGGCGATTTTTTACTTGTTGCTAAACAGCGCGACAATTCATTGCTTATGATTTTTACCCCTGCTGGTACAACTATTGAAGCACAATTACGAGTTTTTTTCGGCCTTCCCCATGTAAGTGAGAATTTTACCAAAGGCAAGCTCGATTCAGTAGATTTGATATTACCGCTACGATTGATGCTTGAAGATCTCGGGGTAAGTCTCACCCAAGCCAACTCTGACGATGAGTTTTGGCTTGAGCAATTGATCAAGCTTTTTGGTGGTGAAATCTTTCCTCCTACGAACGCGTTTTCTGCTTATGCGAGAAAGTCTATCGGTGGATCTGTCGACCCTTTGGGCGCCCCAGATCAGACAATCCTAAATTGGATGGAACAAGAGGAAAAACTTTTTCGTATCTATGAGCGCCATTTAGTTAAGCGGCGACTTAAAATAGGTTTTGGTAGTAGTAGTGACGATGTAGATGGTTTTATTAGTTTTTCATTAAGCGTCCAGAATAGAAGAAAGTCTCGTGTTGGGCATGCATTCGAGGGACATCTGGATGAAATATTCAAGGCGCACGGCCTGCGATTTCAGCAAGGCCGTGGAAAAGGATCTGTAACTGAAAATAACTCTAAACCCGATTTCATATTTCCCGGTTTTGATGAGTATCGCGATTTAGAATTCCTAAAGGGAAACCTTGTCATGTTAGGAGCTAAAACAACATGTAAAGACAGGTGGAGACAGGTTTTGACCGAGGCAAACAGGATTCAAAATAAACATTTGATTACGTTGGAGGCCGCGATAAGCGAGAAACAAACTAACGAGATGATCTCGCAATCTCTACAGCTCGTTGTGCCTGCTAGGATTCAAGAGACGTATAGCGCCAATCAGCGTGCATGGTTAATAGGTTTGGCTGAGTTTATTTCGTTAGTAAAGTTAAAGGCTAAAAGTTAG
- a CDS encoding putative adenosine monophosphate-protein transferase Fic: MVDKYGVGQDPYCCPGTAVLRNRLDLTDDKTLAQAERDLSEVAAESLDFSAPPYDLPYLRAIHRQLFSDLYEWAGELRTVDISKDETHFCVTHRIEPEATKLFNALADANWFLDLDRTALIHASAELFGDLNVVHPFREGNGRAQRILFEHIIVNAGYEISWWPVEAREWIQANIDAVGCDYSGLVRVFERCVGQAIGN; encoded by the coding sequence ATGGTCGACAAATATGGCGTGGGCCAAGACCCATATTGCTGCCCCGGGACTGCGGTCTTACGCAACCGCCTGGACCTGACCGACGACAAGACCCTGGCTCAAGCCGAACGCGACCTGTCCGAAGTCGCCGCTGAATCCCTCGATTTCTCTGCTCCGCCCTACGACCTACCCTACCTGCGAGCCATCCACCGCCAGCTGTTTTCCGATCTCTACGAGTGGGCCGGTGAACTGCGCACCGTCGATATCTCCAAAGACGAAACCCACTTCTGCGTCACCCATCGCATCGAACCCGAAGCCACCAAGCTGTTCAACGCGCTGGCAGACGCCAACTGGTTTCTGGACCTTGATCGCACCGCCTTGATCCACGCCAGCGCCGAACTGTTCGGAGACCTCAACGTGGTGCACCCCTTCCGCGAAGGCAACGGCCGGGCGCAGCGCATTCTGTTCGAACACATCATCGTGAACGCGGGTTATGAAATCAGCTGGTGGCCGGTGGAAGCGCGGGAGTGGATTCAGGCGAATATCGATGCCGTGGGGTGTGATTATTCGGGGTTGGTGCGGGTGTTTGAGCGGTGTGTGGGTCAGGCGATTGGCAATTGA
- a CDS encoding DUF262 domain-containing protein, which yields MVAEWEVDPTEDFDEDVETKVYQITSYPADFTLKGYLSKVDAAQIIVPEFQRKYVWDQKRASKLIESFLLGLPVPGVFLYKIKSSNKLSIIDGQQRILSSVRFFQNRFDEKIFRLNGVMPKWEGRTYDELDEPDKLLLDDTVLRATIVQQLDPADDSSIYHIFERLNTGGMNLNAMEIRRSVYQGKFANLLEELNENVHWRNIIARPKIDNRLRDVELILRILALQCNSETYEKPMKTYLNSFMASLGRMTESEQDDSLKNMKMDFERAVRIIDEQLGDKPFHLRGPMNYALLDSVYSAIANLDDEPDDLDLKFTNLKSSAAYLSAISVSTSDEKVVKIRFEEAAKYLGAV from the coding sequence ATGGTAGCAGAATGGGAAGTTGATCCTACGGAAGATTTTGATGAAGACGTAGAAACTAAGGTTTATCAAATTACTTCTTATCCCGCAGACTTTACTCTGAAAGGATATCTGAGTAAGGTCGATGCGGCACAAATTATAGTCCCGGAATTTCAGAGAAAGTATGTATGGGATCAGAAAAGGGCTAGCAAGCTAATCGAGTCCTTCCTGTTAGGGCTCCCAGTTCCAGGGGTTTTTTTATATAAAATTAAGTCTTCGAATAAGCTGTCTATTATCGACGGTCAGCAACGTATCCTGTCATCTGTGAGGTTCTTCCAAAATAGATTTGATGAGAAAATATTTAGACTGAACGGAGTAATGCCTAAGTGGGAGGGGCGTACCTATGACGAACTTGACGAGCCTGATAAATTGCTTTTGGACGATACCGTTCTCAGGGCTACGATAGTACAGCAACTCGATCCGGCCGATGACTCAAGTATTTATCATATCTTCGAGCGTTTAAATACCGGAGGTATGAATTTAAATGCTATGGAGATCAGACGATCAGTTTATCAGGGTAAATTTGCGAATTTGTTGGAAGAGTTGAATGAAAACGTCCACTGGCGCAATATAATCGCTAGGCCAAAAATTGATAATAGACTACGAGATGTCGAGCTTATATTGCGAATTCTTGCATTGCAGTGTAATTCGGAAACGTATGAAAAGCCGATGAAGACCTATTTGAATTCATTTATGGCCTCATTGGGTAGGATGACTGAGTCAGAACAGGACGATTCCCTTAAAAATATGAAAATGGATTTTGAAAGGGCTGTCAGAATTATAGATGAGCAACTGGGTGATAAACCGTTTCACCTCAGGGGGCCGATGAATTACGCTCTTTTGGACTCTGTCTATAGTGCCATTGCTAATCTTGATGATGAGCCTGATGACCTAGATTTAAAATTTACTAATCTAAAGTCTAGTGCTGCCTATCTGTCCGCCATTTCAGTCAGTACTAGCGATGAAAAAGTTGTAAAGATTAGATTCGAAGAGGCTGCTAAGTATTTAGGGGCGGTCTGA
- a CDS encoding ribonucleotide-diphosphate reductase subunit beta produces the protein MLSWDEFDKEDAAEPAKGANAGHASEAAMDKLDSAGGLAAQEARAVIASDSAAIKRAKAALDKLDVAEGLAELEGAAARVAVDEKMMINCRADLNQLVPFKYDWAWQKYLDGCANHWMPQEVNMTADIAVWRDPLGLTDDERRIVMRNLGFFSTADSLVANNLVLAVYRLITNPECRQYILRQAFEEAIHTHAYQYCIESLGMDEGEIFNMYHEIPSVAKKAAWGLKYTRSISDPKFETGTVETDKELLRNLIAYYCVLEGIFFYCGFTQILSMGRRNKMTGVAEQFQYILRDESMHLNFGIDVINQIKIENPHLWDAEMKEEATQMILQGTQLEIEYARDTMPRGVLGMNAAMMEDYLKFIANRRLSQIGLKEEYPGTTNPFPWMSEIMDLKKEKNFFETRVIEYQTGGALSWD, from the coding sequence ATGCTGAGCTGGGACGAATTCGACAAAGAAGACGCCGCCGAACCCGCCAAAGGCGCTAACGCAGGCCATGCCTCGGAAGCGGCAATGGACAAACTCGACAGCGCCGGTGGCCTGGCCGCACAAGAAGCGCGCGCCGTCATCGCCAGTGACTCCGCCGCGATCAAACGCGCCAAGGCAGCACTGGACAAACTCGACGTCGCAGAAGGCCTGGCTGAACTCGAAGGCGCCGCCGCACGCGTCGCCGTCGACGAAAAAATGATGATCAACTGCCGCGCCGACCTCAACCAGCTCGTGCCTTTCAAGTACGACTGGGCCTGGCAGAAATACCTCGACGGCTGCGCAAACCACTGGATGCCGCAAGAAGTCAACATGACCGCCGACATCGCCGTATGGCGTGATCCGCTGGGCCTGACCGACGACGAACGCCGCATCGTCATGCGCAACCTGGGCTTCTTCTCCACCGCCGACTCCCTGGTTGCCAACAACCTCGTACTGGCCGTGTACCGCCTGATCACCAACCCCGAGTGCCGCCAGTACATACTGCGCCAGGCCTTCGAGGAAGCGATCCACACCCACGCCTACCAGTACTGCATCGAATCGCTGGGCATGGACGAAGGCGAGATCTTCAACATGTACCACGAGATCCCATCGGTCGCCAAAAAGGCAGCCTGGGGCCTCAAATACACCCGTTCGATCTCCGATCCGAAGTTCGAAACCGGCACCGTCGAAACCGACAAAGAACTGCTGCGCAACCTGATCGCCTACTACTGCGTTCTGGAAGGCATCTTCTTCTATTGCGGCTTCACCCAGATCCTCTCCATGGGCCGTCGCAACAAAATGACCGGCGTCGCAGAACAGTTCCAATACATCCTGCGCGACGAATCCATGCACCTGAACTTCGGCATCGACGTGATCAACCAGATCAAAATCGAAAACCCACACCTGTGGGACGCTGAAATGAAGGAAGAAGCAACCCAGATGATCCTGCAAGGGACCCAACTGGAAATCGAATACGCCCGCGACACCATGCCCCGCGGCGTGCTGGGCATGAACGCGGCGATGATGGAGGACTACCTCAAGTTCATCGCGAACCGTCGCCTGAGCCAGATTGGTTTGAAGGAAGAGTACCCAGGTACGACTAACCCGTTCCCATGGATGAGCGAGATCATGGACTTGAAGAAAGAGAAGAATTTCTTTGAGACGCGGGTTATTGAGTATCAGACTGGTGGGGCGCTTAGCTGGGATTGA
- a CDS encoding BRO-N domain-containing protein, whose amino-acid sequence MLNLDAPTYSRQPSPATLQPTSFQRHNRQLRALLLESQVWFCARDISRMIGWPLDERTTRKLDADQRRVVTLTMHYGLTDELLLSESGLYTMLVHHHHAENRGLRQWVTNEVVPALRDEQLPPTHSSPCLSFLQWPGLSVSMLHWQSEPWIRLRDMPRLLPHAELQENSGSGAVRGSWWRAARRFFG is encoded by the coding sequence ATGCTCAACCTCGACGCACCAACCTATTCCAGGCAACCCTCACCCGCCACGCTCCAACCCACCTCGTTCCAACGCCACAACCGCCAGCTCCGCGCCCTCCTCCTCGAATCCCAAGTCTGGTTCTGCGCCCGCGATATCAGCCGCATGATCGGCTGGCCGCTGGATGAGCGCACGACGCGCAAGCTTGATGCTGACCAACGTCGTGTCGTGACGCTGACGATGCATTACGGGCTGACGGATGAGTTGCTGCTCAGCGAGTCGGGGTTGTACACGATGCTGGTGCATCACCATCACGCGGAGAATCGCGGTCTGCGGCAGTGGGTCACGAATGAGGTGGTGCCGGCGTTGCGCGATGAGCAGTTGCCACCGACGCACAGCAGTCCGTGTTTGAGTTTCCTTCAGTGGCCGGGGTTGTCAGTGAGCATGTTGCATTGGCAGAGTGAGCCGTGGATCAGGCTGCGGGATATGCCGAGGCTGTTGCCGCACGCTGAGTTGCAAGAGAATTCGGGTTCGGGAGCGGTTCGGGGGTCTTGGTGGCGGGCGGCGCGTCGGTTTTTTGGGTGA
- a CDS encoding YhfG family protein, whose amino-acid sequence MPAPSLDAKKAYCAKTRRSNYAASLRLEGFESTPLDAERRLLSREELLKTYRKKSA is encoded by the coding sequence ATGCCAGCCCCCTCTCTAGATGCCAAGAAAGCCTACTGCGCCAAAACGCGCCGCTCCAACTACGCCGCCAGCCTGCGCCTGGAAGGTTTCGAGAGCACCCCGCTCGACGCTGAACGCCGCCTCCTCTCCCGCGAAGAACTGCTGAAAACCTACCGCAAAAAATCGGCCTGA
- a CDS encoding ribonucleoside-diphosphate reductase subunit alpha → MQTDTTRENPQAKAPQTGETQQDLSATAPGQLRVIKRNGTVVAYTDDKITVAITKAFLAVEGGNAAASSRIHDTVARLTEQVTATFKRRMPSGGTIHIEEIQDQVELALMRAGEQKVARDYVIYRNDRSKERAHRVSEEPVQAHPSIRITRADGSVAPLDMGRLNTIVTEACEGLAEVDADLIQTETLKNLYDGVALKDVNTALVMTARTLVEREPNYSFVTARLLMDTLRAEGLGFLEVAESATHHEMVDLYAKALPAYIAKGIQYELLNPILATFDLEKLGKAINHERDQQFTYLGLQTLYDRYFIHKDGIRFELPQIFFMRVAMGLAIEEKAREDRAIEFYNLLSSFDYMASTPTLFNAGTLRPQLSSCYLTTVPDDLSGIYHAIHDNAMLSKFAGGLGNDWTPVRALGSYIKGTNGKSQGVVPFLKVVNDTAVAVNQGGKRKGAVCAYLETWHMDIEEFIELRKNTGDDRRRTHDMNTANWIPDLFMKRVFDDGKWTLFSPSEVPDLHDLTGKAFEERYEYYEALTEYPGKVKLFKTLQAKDLWRKMLSMLFETGHPWLTFKDPCNLRSPQQHVGVVHSSNLCTEITLNTNKDEIAVCNLGSINLPNHIVDGKLDTTKLKRTIDTAVRMLDNVIDINYYSVPQAKNSNFRHRPVGLGIMGFQDALYLQHIAYGSDAAVEFADKSMEAVSYFAIQASCDLADERGAYETFQGSLWSKGILPLDSQQILIEQRGQKYIDVDLNESLDWAPVRARVQKGIRNSNIMAIAPTATIANITGVSQSIEPTYQNLYVKSNLSGEFTVINPYLVRDLKARGLWDSVMINDLKYYDGSVQQIERIPQELKELYATAFEVDTKWIVDAASRRQKWIDQAQSLNLYIAGASGKKLDVTYRMAWYRGLKTTYYLRALAATSTEKSTISTSKLNAVSSGGHGPDESSLAAPTHAEASPGPAPVPKACAIDEPDCEACQ, encoded by the coding sequence ATGCAAACAGACACAACTCGCGAGAATCCGCAGGCCAAAGCGCCGCAGACAGGTGAGACCCAGCAGGATCTGTCCGCCACCGCGCCGGGTCAACTGCGTGTGATCAAGCGTAACGGCACTGTCGTGGCCTACACCGACGACAAGATCACCGTTGCCATCACCAAAGCGTTTCTTGCAGTTGAAGGCGGTAATGCCGCCGCGTCGTCGCGCATCCACGACACCGTTGCCCGCCTGACCGAACAAGTCACCGCCACCTTCAAGCGCCGCATGCCGTCCGGCGGCACTATTCACATCGAAGAAATCCAGGATCAGGTAGAACTGGCGCTGATGCGCGCTGGCGAGCAGAAAGTGGCTCGCGACTACGTGATCTATCGCAACGACCGCTCCAAAGAGCGTGCGCATCGTGTCAGTGAAGAGCCTGTTCAGGCCCACCCGTCGATCCGTATCACTCGCGCCGACGGCAGCGTTGCGCCGCTGGACATGGGCCGCCTCAACACCATCGTTACCGAAGCGTGTGAAGGCCTGGCCGAGGTCGATGCCGACCTGATCCAGACTGAAACCCTGAAAAACCTGTACGACGGCGTTGCGCTGAAAGACGTCAACACTGCGCTGGTGATGACCGCGCGCACCCTGGTCGAGCGTGAGCCGAACTACTCGTTCGTGACCGCCCGCCTGTTGATGGACACCCTGCGCGCCGAAGGCCTGGGCTTCCTGGAAGTTGCCGAGAGCGCGACTCACCACGAAATGGTCGACCTGTACGCCAAAGCACTGCCGGCCTACATCGCCAAAGGCATCCAGTACGAACTGCTGAACCCGATCCTGGCCACCTTCGACCTGGAAAAACTGGGCAAGGCGATCAACCACGAGCGCGACCAACAGTTCACGTACCTGGGCCTGCAAACCCTGTACGACCGTTACTTCATCCACAAGGACGGTATCCGTTTCGAACTGCCGCAGATCTTCTTCATGCGCGTGGCCATGGGCCTGGCAATCGAAGAGAAAGCCCGTGAAGACCGTGCCATCGAGTTCTACAACCTGTTGTCGTCCTTCGACTACATGGCTTCGACCCCGACACTGTTCAACGCCGGCACCCTGCGTCCACAGCTGTCGAGCTGCTACCTGACCACCGTGCCGGATGACCTGTCGGGCATCTACCACGCGATCCACGACAACGCCATGCTGTCCAAATTCGCAGGCGGTCTGGGCAACGACTGGACGCCGGTTCGCGCGTTGGGCTCTTACATCAAGGGCACCAACGGCAAATCGCAAGGCGTTGTGCCGTTCCTGAAAGTGGTCAACGACACCGCTGTTGCAGTCAACCAGGGCGGCAAGCGCAAAGGCGCTGTGTGTGCGTACCTGGAAACCTGGCACATGGACATCGAAGAGTTCATCGAGCTGCGCAAGAACACCGGTGATGATCGTCGTCGTACCCACGACATGAACACCGCCAACTGGATCCCTGACCTGTTCATGAAGCGTGTCTTCGATGACGGCAAGTGGACCCTGTTCTCGCCATCCGAAGTCCCGGACCTGCACGACCTGACCGGTAAAGCCTTCGAAGAGCGCTACGAGTACTACGAAGCGCTGACCGAGTACCCAGGCAAGGTCAAACTGTTCAAGACCCTTCAGGCCAAAGACCTGTGGCGCAAGATGCTGTCCATGCTGTTTGAAACCGGCCACCCTTGGCTGACCTTCAAAGACCCGTGCAACCTGCGCAGCCCGCAGCAGCACGTGGGCGTGGTTCACAGCTCGAACCTGTGCACCGAGATCACCCTGAACACCAACAAGGACGAGATCGCGGTCTGCAACCTGGGCTCGATCAACCTGCCGAACCACATCGTCGACGGCAAGCTGGACACCACCAAGCTCAAGCGCACCATCGACACCGCTGTGCGTATGCTCGACAACGTGATCGACATCAACTACTACTCGGTGCCGCAAGCGAAGAACTCCAACTTCCGCCACCGCCCGGTAGGCCTGGGCATCATGGGCTTCCAGGACGCTTTGTACCTGCAGCACATTGCTTACGGTTCGGACGCAGCAGTTGAATTCGCCGACAAATCCATGGAGGCCGTCAGCTACTTCGCGATCCAGGCTTCGTGTGATCTGGCCGACGAGCGCGGCGCTTACGAGACGTTCCAGGGTTCGCTGTGGTCCAAGGGCATCCTGCCGCTGGATTCGCAACAGATCCTGATCGAGCAACGTGGCCAGAAGTACATCGATGTGGACCTGAACGAATCTCTGGATTGGGCACCGGTTCGCGCCCGTGTTCAGAAAGGCATTCGTAACTCCAACATCATGGCCATCGCACCGACCGCCACCATCGCCAACATCACTGGCGTGTCGCAGTCGATCGAACCGACCTATCAAAACCTGTACGTGAAGTCGAACCTGTCCGGCGAGTTCACCGTGATCAACCCGTACCTGGTTCGCGACCTCAAAGCGCGCGGCCTGTGGGATTCGGTCATGATCAACGACCTGAAGTACTACGACGGTTCGGTGCAGCAAATCGAGCGCATCCCGCAGGAACTCAAAGAGCTCTACGCGACCGCCTTCGAAGTGGACACCAAGTGGATCGTTGATGCGGCCAGCCGTCGTCAGAAGTGGATCGATCAGGCTCAGTCGCTGAACCTGTACATCGCCGGCGCATCGGGCAAGAAGCTGGACGTGACCTACCGCATGGCTTGGTACCGTGGTCTGAAAACCACTTACTACCTCCGTGCCCTGGCCGCGACCAGCACCGAGAAATCGACCATCAGCACCAGCAAGCTCAACGCAGTATCGAGCGGCGGTCACGGCCCGGACGAGTCTTCACTTGCAGCACCAACGCACGCCGAAGCATCGCCAGGCCCGGCACCCGTGCCAAAGGCCTGCGCCATCGACGAGCCAGACTGCGAAGCCTGCCAGTAA
- a CDS encoding very short patch repair endonuclease: MVDVVDAATRSRMMSGIQGKNTSPELLIRKALHARGFRFRIHAKDLPGKPDLLLPKYKAAVFIHGCFWHGHTCRYFKVPKTRPEFWLEKIGKNQIRDGVQEASLKALGWRVLVVWECAVRSMKKQKSPLLVDLIANWLINGSEYFEVSERDLEFYVRGQD; the protein is encoded by the coding sequence TTGGTCGACGTCGTCGATGCCGCAACCCGCTCCAGAATGATGTCCGGTATTCAGGGCAAAAACACATCTCCGGAGCTCCTCATCCGTAAAGCCCTGCATGCGCGGGGCTTTCGCTTTCGTATCCACGCCAAGGATCTCCCAGGCAAACCTGACTTGCTCTTGCCGAAATACAAGGCTGCTGTGTTCATTCATGGCTGCTTTTGGCATGGACACACATGTAGATACTTCAAGGTGCCCAAGACTCGTCCTGAGTTCTGGTTAGAGAAAATCGGGAAAAATCAGATTCGCGACGGCGTCCAGGAGGCTTCTCTCAAGGCACTGGGCTGGAGAGTTCTCGTTGTGTGGGAATGCGCTGTGCGGTCGATGAAGAAGCAAAAATCTCCCTTGCTTGTTGACCTGATAGCCAACTGGCTGATAAATGGTTCTGAATATTTCGAGGTAAGCGAAAGGGATTTGGAATTCTATGTCAGAGGACAGGATTAG
- a CDS encoding HEPN domain-containing protein, which translates to MLLRTRAAIDDCEIHLNESNSWNTEVESYLTQYILVILSADVQQSVYSLLSARIASSRSDDAGLKSFAYSMGVKCLRSFIKGDLSNFLGLFGDRVKQSFNQELDDRVVTTYNNALSKRHEVAHNSGVTTTFRELSGIYAAAVKILEAMDSSLKLAEEPSALGPD; encoded by the coding sequence ATGCTACTTAGAACGCGCGCAGCTATTGATGATTGTGAAATTCATTTAAATGAGTCAAATTCTTGGAATACTGAAGTAGAGTCTTATTTGACTCAGTATATCTTGGTTATTTTGAGTGCGGATGTCCAGCAATCTGTTTATTCGCTATTGAGTGCGCGGATAGCAAGCTCTCGCTCTGATGATGCAGGTTTGAAGAGCTTTGCTTATTCAATGGGTGTAAAGTGTTTGAGAAGTTTTATCAAAGGAGATTTATCAAACTTCTTGGGGCTTTTTGGAGATCGCGTCAAACAATCTTTTAACCAAGAATTAGATGATCGCGTCGTTACAACGTATAATAATGCTTTATCAAAGCGGCACGAGGTCGCGCATAATTCGGGCGTAACGACTACTTTCAGAGAGTTAAGCGGAATATATGCTGCCGCGGTGAAGATCTTAGAAGCTATGGACTCGTCTCTGAAACTAGCTGAGGAGCCCTCAGCTTTAGGGCCTGACTGA
- the dcm gene encoding DNA (cytosine-5-)-methyltransferase yields MNLFEATTPDSSTLDQSTYSPDPHPAEDMALLRQLLEIYDQGQLAAKLNEIGSSHCRETVNRWVKGKASPRLTHQEYEHLKSLLPKRPTTKSSFTFIDLFAGIGGIRKGFEAIGGECVFTSEWNEFAVRTYKANHYCDPARHRFNQDIRTVTLSDKLEVSDEEAYRNIDREIPDHDVLLAGFPCQPFSLAGVSKKNSLGRKHGFECETQGTLFFDVARIIAAKRPAAFLLENVKNLKSHDKGNTFRIICEALDELGYEVADVNAPKGSDPKVIDAKHFVPQHRERIVLVGFRRDLNVHGGFTLRDIDKLIPKQRPSFGDVLDKDVDPKYILTPKLWDYLYRYAEKHRQKGNGFGFGLTGPNDVARTLSARYHKDGSEILVDRGFVEHLDFHSELNQLNRPRRLTPHECSRLMGFDRPGESKFVIPVSDTQAYRQFGNSVAVPVFEAVARLMKDRILAAKSKTAEAQPQLEFALPA; encoded by the coding sequence ATGAACCTTTTTGAAGCCACAACGCCCGATTCATCTACACTGGACCAATCTACCTATTCCCCTGATCCCCATCCTGCAGAAGATATGGCGCTCCTTCGCCAGCTGTTGGAGATCTATGACCAAGGGCAGCTCGCGGCGAAATTGAATGAGATAGGGTCGTCTCATTGTCGTGAGACCGTTAACCGCTGGGTGAAAGGGAAAGCTTCGCCTCGTCTGACACATCAGGAATACGAGCATCTGAAGTCGTTGCTTCCAAAGCGGCCAACCACGAAGTCTTCTTTTACTTTTATCGATTTGTTTGCTGGCATCGGCGGTATACGCAAAGGATTTGAAGCAATCGGTGGAGAGTGCGTATTCACCTCCGAGTGGAACGAATTCGCTGTAAGAACCTATAAAGCGAACCACTATTGCGATCCGGCCCGGCATCGATTCAACCAAGACATTCGGACGGTCACCCTGTCAGACAAGCTCGAAGTGAGTGACGAGGAAGCGTATCGGAACATTGATCGCGAAATCCCGGATCACGATGTGCTGCTTGCCGGATTTCCTTGCCAGCCATTTTCCTTGGCCGGTGTATCCAAGAAAAACTCTCTGGGCCGCAAACATGGCTTTGAATGCGAAACCCAAGGAACTCTGTTTTTCGACGTCGCCAGGATCATCGCGGCCAAGCGCCCGGCTGCTTTTCTTCTCGAAAACGTCAAAAACCTGAAGAGCCACGACAAGGGCAATACGTTCCGAATCATTTGCGAAGCTCTTGATGAGCTCGGCTATGAAGTGGCGGACGTGAATGCTCCCAAGGGTTCAGATCCTAAAGTGATCGATGCAAAGCATTTCGTCCCTCAGCATCGTGAACGAATCGTATTGGTAGGCTTTCGGCGGGATTTGAACGTCCACGGCGGTTTTACGTTGCGTGACATAGACAAGCTGATTCCCAAGCAGCGTCCTAGCTTCGGTGACGTACTGGATAAAGATGTAGATCCCAAATACATCCTCACTCCGAAGCTCTGGGACTATCTCTATCGATATGCTGAAAAACATCGTCAAAAGGGTAATGGCTTCGGCTTCGGCTTGACCGGGCCAAATGACGTCGCACGGACCCTTTCTGCGAGATACCACAAGGATGGTTCCGAAATTCTGGTGGATCGCGGATTCGTCGAACACCTCGATTTCCACAGTGAGCTGAATCAACTCAACCGTCCTCGTAGGCTTACTCCGCATGAGTGCTCGCGTCTGATGGGCTTCGACCGACCAGGAGAAAGCAAATTTGTGATACCTGTCTCCGACACTCAGGCGTACAGGCAGTTTGGCAACTCTGTAGCGGTCCCAGTTTTCGAGGCTGTGGCTCGATTGATGAAAGACCGGATTTTGGCTGCTAAATCCAAAACCGCTGAGGCCCAGCCTCAGTTGGAATTTGCGCTGCCTGCCTGA